Within the Heterodontus francisci isolate sHetFra1 chromosome 28, sHetFra1.hap1, whole genome shotgun sequence genome, the region GAAATTAgtttgccaattttgtatccattctgAAAGTTAATTGACATCTTGTTGTAATTTGTCACAGTCCTCCTCAGTGTTGACTATTTTTTTCCCCAATTTGCTGATCTTTGGAAATTGAGTCTAACTTGCTGAGATATATTATGAACAGGAGCCGTGTCAGCACTGATATTTCTGGCACCATTCCACCCGCATTTTGACACATTGAACAGCTAACCATTCCCTCCAATCTCTACTTTCTTTCAGCCTGGAAGGTGTCTATTATATTACTTGTCCCCTTATCCACATGCTCTGACTTTATTCATTAATCTACTATATGGCTCTATGTTGAATGTTTTTTTTTGAAACCTGGATAAGTTACATTTGCTGCATTCCCAttatctgcactctctctctctttctctctccctctccctctctctttctcgctccccctctctctctctctctttccctctctcccataTCCTTTCAGAGAGTTCAATGAGGCTTGACAAGCAAGACTTTTCATTAAAAAATTTATATTGACGATGATTTAGTAAATTTTGGTTTCTagacttttttctttttatttctgtTTCTTCGGGATTACATTATTTTCCATCAAGTGATGTTAATTTGACAGATCTATAGTTCAATGTACGTGTTTTGTCCCATTTTTAACTACATCAAAATATGGTAATTATTCAATTCGATCTACTGGACAGGGAAATTCATGGGATTATATAGTAAGCGTCGAATTAGAAATAAAATGAGATGGTGATAGTATAACAATACTTTGGAAGTAGTCGCCACGAGGAGAATGCAACTGTTTAATTTGAAATCACTTGGGCATTTCTTcatggacaaagattttgggaaggttctcGTCATCGGTTGCAGGCTTACTGGTGGTTAGTCAGACCAATCTGTGATCGGTAGATTCTCCCACAGTGAGTGTAATCGCTGCTGGGGCAATTGGATCGATCCTTCTcactttctctttcatgctggttcttcgctctcctgatgtagcatcgacaggcctcacgatctatggcctgcacttcgcactggcgatggtcgatgtggcacacagagaaggACTTCTTCAGAGAgttcttgaaacgtttgcatggggctccTCCGTTCTTTTTACCCGTGGTCTGCACAGcacaatcttgggcaggcgactgtcgtccaataAAAGTAACAAGAAATCAGCAGCTATTTATGTTGAATCGCGTGGCAGAGAATCAACGCTGCACGGGATTTAATTTGACATGGTAATGCAATGGTTAACTTGGCGTCTTTGATTTCGACTTCGCCTTTTGGTATTGGATCAATGTTGGTTGATTACAGATCGGCTCGTCACAGCTGTAGGAGGGTGCATTCTGTTCATTGATTGACTGAAGTAAAGCTTTGCCCGCTGGCTGCCACCTGCCGAAATACTGCTGGTCGTCTGAATCCAGAAAAATAGAATAATTCTATTACGCAGAATTGCTCACAACTCAGCACCGTTTATCCAACAATTGGATCACAGTCCGATAGGCAGAGATAAAATCTACAGCTACCTGCAACCACATGGTGTTTGGACTTTGGGATAAGTTTGCAATGTTAAGGCGTAAGGGGGGCAGGGGCACTTTATCACAGTTAATAAGCAATCCATTCACAATTAAAGTACAAAGGCTATTTTAAGGTAAGCATTTCACTCAAGTTGTTGAACACTGAAAGGGCCTCACAGGTTTATTTAACACAAAATAAATGCAGTTGAACCAAAACATACACATTAAAGACAAAAGATATGTTCATACTTGATGATAATTGGTCCTCGTCCAAACGTGGTACAGTTCTGAGCTCCTTATCTTATACTTATAAAATTCTGAATATTCATTACAAGCAACTCGCTTTTATATATTTCTCTCACTCCATCAAAGTGGTGTCCACACATTTGAATCTGCACAAGAAATATAAAAGGGTGCaaaactctgggtactgcctgtgcggagtttgcaagttctccctgtgaccgcgtgggctttcgccgggttctccagtttcctcccacagccaaagacttgcaggttgagaggtaagttagccattataaattgcccctagtgtagataggtggtaggggaattgagggaaggtgggatgtggtaggaatatgggattaatgcaggattagtataaataggtggtcgatggtctgcacagacttggtgggccgaagggcctgcttcagtgctgtatctccaaataaaaagtaaataaataaaataacaaaTAAATAAAGTCCATGCATGGAAAAGGTAGTTGACTCTTCCTTTATCAAGGACGATAGATTTCCTGACTTAACTAGTTATTATTCCACTGTGCTAATAATTATATCAGCCTTAGCTCATTTTCGATCGTTCCACAGTTCAAAAATGCAACTACTAATCTACTAACGGAAATATTAAATCATACATCTTGATTATGTATGCCTAGGTATTTGCATTCGCAGAATAGGCAGCTGCCACTGTGTAATAAAACGAATAAAGTTCTCTGAAATGTGCCAATGAGACTGGAATTCGTGCAACACATTGAAACTTAACATTCACGCCTGGCCCAACAGCCAGTGCTACTTTAAATTGACATTTACGTCCCTACTTCACAGACAAAGGTTCACATTATGACAATATGTAGAACAATTTATACATCAAAGACTAGTATGAAACGATGTATCATCACCATTTAATCTTTGTATATTCCATCATGCAGACTTCTACCGATTCATTTTGCAAACCTCCTCACTCTTCCGAGTTAGAATCACCATTTAATGCATTCATGTTGTCAGCATGGCGGATGCTGTCTGAGATGCGTTCTTCTGCGTACCTCCATGATGCATATTGCACGAGGCATGCTGAACGTACAACAAATTATTCCTGCCCAAACTGCTATATCTTAAAGACGTACTGCGGGATATATCCAAGACAAACCATTTCTGTCCTTTCTGCTGATCCCTCAAAAGGCCGCAGGATCTCAAGGTGTTTGATGACAATCGGCtgctgccagtcccagtattttgggCGAGCATCGATGGAGGCTTGCTGTTTCCATTCGTTGGGAAATGCAGGAGATTTTGAACTGAGGGTAGTATAAATTTCTTGACATGCAGAGTCGCCTGACCATGGAATTCAACAGACAGAAATTTCGCCAACGTTGAAGATTTTATTGTATAGGTGGCTGAATAAAGGAAGGTTGACGGCTTGTCAAGAGAGGGTGATAGACGTCTAGCACAAtttctcagcaacaacctgctcactgatgctcagtttcatTCCAGCCAAGGCCACTGAGCTCATGGCCTCATTACAATTTTGGTCCAAACACGGACGGaggagctgaacccaagaggttgGGTGAGAGTGAAAAcctttgacatcaagtcagcattcaacagagtaaggcatcaaggaaccctagcaaaaatggagtcaatggtAAACGGGGGAAATGCTTCACGTATTACAATCAAAGGAAGATAATTGCGGTTGTTGGAACTCAATCATCTTAGTCCAGGGCATCACCACAGGAATCAGTAAGGTTAGTATCCTCggctcagccatcttcagctgcttcatcaatgaccttcctccatcatatggtcagaaagtgggatgtttgctgatgatggcaTAATTTTCTACACCATTCCcatctccttagatactgaagctgcCTGCGTCCATGTGcactaagacctggacaacattcaggcttaggctgatgatTGGCAAattacatttgtgccacaaaagtgATGATCAGATCCAAAAAGAGCGATTCCAGCCATTTCCCTGACATTCAATTGAATTGCTattccgaatcccccactatcaacatcaaggGGATCACCATAGttcagaatctgaactggaccagccatctaagtactgtggctacaagacatatgctccagaactagctttaccactagccaagctattccgttacagctacaacactggcatccacccaacaacgtggaaaattgccaggGTGTGtcgtgtccataaaaagcaggacaaaaccaaccAGCTAATTACTGCACTATcagcctactcttgatcatcagtgaagcaatggaaggggtcgtcgacactgctatcaagtggcagttgctcaggaataacctgctcagtttgggttgtgccAGGGTCTCTCCgcacttgacctcattacagccttgttccaaacatggatagAAGAGCTCAATTCTGGGCGTGAGATGTGAGTAACTGccatggacatcaaggcagcatccaaCGGACTATCGCATctcggagccctagcaaaactggagacaatgggaaacAGGGTGTAACCTCGCCGCTGGGTGGAGTAATGCTAGCGTAAAGGAAGGTGCTTGTGGCTTTTGGAGGTCAATTATCCaattcccagggcatcactgcaagaGTTACTCAGGAAAGTGTCCTCGGCCAAACATCTTCAGAtgtttcatcaatcatcttccctccatcataaggtcaataactgataattgcacaatgttcagcactattagcCACTCCTCAAATACAGATGCACCCGAtgtacagatgcagcaagaccaggacaacatccatGCTTGAGCTGAAAGAAGAGGAGTCACGTTCGTGCTGCAAGAGTGCCAGGGAATGGCCATCTCAAGCAAAAAAGAATCGaagcatcttcccttgacattcaatgggactGCCGTGATTGTATTCTCCAATATCAACATCTTGGGATTTtcattgatgagaaactgaactgaacctgccgcataaatactgtggctacaagagcagggcagaggctagacATTCTATAGCCGGTATCTCACCATATGTCTCTCCAAAACCTGTCCGCCATGTACAGGGcaaaagtcaggattgtgatggaataatctcctctTTGCTAGATGAGTGTTGTTCCAGAAACatacaagaagctcggcaccattcaggacaaagcagccagcacaTGATTCAACACCTTCACCATTTGCTCCCTTCACAACTGGCacatagtagcagcagtgtgtatcatcgacaggatgcactgcagcaacacaatcaggctccttcgacagccccttccaaaccgtgacatctaccacctagatggacaagggcagcaggtgcattggaACACCTTCACCTGCTGCCCTCCAAGCTAAAATCATTTTTATTTGGAACTATATGGTCGCcctttcactgtcattgggtcaaaattagacttcactactcctggacACAAATCATCTTGTGTAAAGGCTGACGTACCGTTCTccttctcaattgcttgctgcacctgcatgtttgctttcagtgacttgttGATAAGGGCACCCAGGACCCTTTGTAAATTTGCATgttttaatctcttaccatttatgtaatactctgcacatctattcctcctaccaaagtggataacctcaccctTTTTgcaaattatattccatctgcagtgttcttgcctactcactaagtctgtccaaatccccttgaagccgctttgcatctttctcacaacacgcattcccacctagtttcatgtcatccacaaacttggaaatattacatttggtccccacatccaaatcattgatatacattgtgaacagctgcgACCCAAGTGCTGATCCTTCTGGTCGCCCACTAGTCACAACCGGCCAACGTGAGagtgaccagtttattcctacaatctgtttcctgcctgttaaccaatccttaatccatgccagtatattaacacCTATCGCATGTGTTTCACAGTTGCTGCCCAAACACCTGTGGAGGACTTTCTCAAAtgttttctgaaaatccaagtatcctacatccaccgactcccttttatcaattcagttagtaacatcctcaaaaaaactccaatggttcgtcaaacatgatttcccattcatattaactatgcccaattagatcattattatccaagtggatAATAATGCTTtggaatagattccaacattttcccaaccactgatgtttggCTAAGAACTCTGTAATTcaatgttttctctctccctctcttcctaaacagtggggtgacatttgttaccttccaCTCTGCAGGCACAGCTCCAGAATCTGTCGAATtttagaagatgatcaccaatgctttCACTATCTcctcagctacctctttcaacactctgggatgtagaatatcaggttctggggacttaACAACATTCATCTCCATTAATgtttccaatacaaccttcttactcataatAGTTTCCTTCAGTTGCTCAttttccctaatcccttggatctctaattctgagagatttattgtatcttcctcaatgaataACACAAAGTATGCATtttgcttctctgccatttctctatttcccattataaatactgcagactctgcctgtaatggatccaaatttgtcttcgccaaatgtttcctttctcggaatctgtagaagcttttacagtcctttttgtttgttttttgccagcttacatttatattctattctgCCTTTTTCAgtctcttcgtcctcctttgctgtattctaaaattccccccaaatcctcaggtttactactatctcTGGCAACATTATAGGCCTCTTTTGTTTAATCTTgcacaatctttaacttcctttgttatccatgattGACCACATTTACatctgggtttttgtgccttgaaggaatatatagttgctgtaaactgtgtaatttttctttaaagactatccattgccgatgtactgtcataatttcctttgttcaaatttaacaccctggcttcagactgagctaccttactttcaaacataatgtaatattctatcatattatggtcactcatccctaatgggtcttttacaataagattattaattagccctttatcatacataatactatatctaaaatagcctgtcctttattcggttcctcaacatactgctctagaaaaccaactCTAACAGACTGCAGGAACTcgccctccacagcattagtgctcattaggtttacccactccatatgcagattgaactcacccatgataattatattacccatgctacatgcctcTCTAATCTCTTGATTAATACCGTTccgcacactaccactactgtttgatggcctacaaacaactcctaccaatatttgtTTGCCCTTGCTGGTTCTTAGCTCCACCGAAGCAGATTGCACATTTTGTTCTTAcgatctgaaatcctcccttactaaagtactgatctcatcccttattatcagcacaacaccagatccttttcctttttgcctgtccttcctaaaagtCGAATATGACAATCTCCTGCTGCCAGGTCCCAATATTTTGTGAGAGGATCAATTGATGCAGACTGTTTCAAATAGTTTGTAGACCAAAAATCCAATGGCCAAAAGTTAAAGACTGAATGCAGGTTATTAGAAACTGAGGGTAGGTTAAAGCTCTTTACGtggggagctgtgtgactgtggaatTAACAGAGTCAGAGATTGGGTCAATATTCAAGTTTACAGTGCATAGATGGATATGGATACATCGGTTGCAGGCTAGAGCAAGTTGTATACAATGATCAAATCCTCAGATATACCATTCCATGATTTTAAGTAAATGTCTGTAAAGAGGGAATGTTAATATTACATTGACAAGACAAGTCTCTCCTGTTTCTGTCATTAGACACCGATGAGGATAGAAAACCCTGTTTTATTGGTCCAGGAAACAATAGGTGGTGGAGTTACATTTATGTATTGTTACATTATGTAGGGTTACATTATTTAACACTGACACCCCCATGTTCTACTCCGCTGCTGCAACACAATGTATGAACCAAAAGGTAACACAATGCTTTCTGCTGCCTACTTATTTTCAAAGAAACATAACACCTGTCATAATTGAGTGAGACAGAAGAAAATAGCCATGGTCatctgaatggcgaagcaggctgaaGAGGCCAAATGGCCGACTGCTGCTCCTGTTCCTTAATCTTATTATTTCAGAAGTTTTGGCCTGTTTTCACATTTCTTAATCAATATCATAATAAATGTCCAAGGAGATTTCACCACCTTCCTCAATTCTTTCCTGAATTTAGTTTGGGTGGCTGCATAAATACAGGTGTTTATACAGGAACTGAGATACATGAGCAGATGTCCGCTCTGAGTCGCAATATACCCAGGGGCTGTAAAAGTACCCTTGTATTGCGTCGTGCTTGTCAGTTTGCTTGTTAAATAGCTCACAGAAACTGTCAGCCACAAAAGAATAAAACTGCCCGATATAgtgaacagtaaaataatggatttccttcggttctccatctctAGATCAATTCGATTCTCGTTGTTGTGATTCCGGAGTCTCCTCCGGGCTCCACTCGTTGCTAGGATATGTCTGGCTGTCAAACAGTTAAATAGTAATATCAAAGC harbors:
- the LOC137345198 gene encoding allatostatin-A receptor-like; the protein is MATSDLLVMIVHVIVGKVLSYHFPDLLMLYTPVCMFITHIYCIMLHTSVWITVSFTFDRFIAICCGKLKAKYCTVRTAAMVITNVTVFFSLQNMPIYFAHEPERIINNVPWGCRYRVEFFLSPAGVAFSWLQSILVPWLPLALILLFNCLTARHILATSGARRRLRNHNNENRIDLEMENRRKSIILLFTISGSFILLWLTVSVSYLTSKLTSTTQYKGTFTAPGYIATQSGHLLMYLSSCINTCIYAATQTKFRKELRKVVKSPWTFIMILIKKCENRPKLLK